From the genome of Vulpes lagopus strain Blue_001 chromosome 2, ASM1834538v1, whole genome shotgun sequence, one region includes:
- the LOC121477081 gene encoding collagen alpha-1(I) chain-like, whose amino-acid sequence MRVKALGIPHPSASAPRGEGRGHLGPQGGRRPQLGGDLKEASRDSPRTGSRKPCIPSCEGRSPSPSPVRPRGAGLAGASARGCGREGRGGRAAASSPGGPGPGSREKCGDPSPRSPGRKASGAEGLARFPGPRRPVTGRGRGPRGAAARGGDAQSAERPPPLGSPGALGGCEPGAPQPGPQAWRLPPGCWAVSVSAGRRSGATSGAVRRRAAEEGDPRAGGRGAPGAEASPPVRSPGAEVTRPIPAAPGRGRGARELREKGPGRAQPPGLPTSVPALSREVGGGGGGAPVGPGWGVGGTARLRGAQLEGGRCKGPSFACGARLWPASGSPRVSCVCPTRAAGHAAPGLPGPPGNAPLAPAAPPATRTTGAPRLLPRSARTPQDTCTRPTAGAPNIFQSPAPCRALFWMRAIDRKVNESDARPAPVELPLGTRGGGGERITRGECRSGRGALERITGEKGHPHLSAGPPGRPPGRRHRITEDNSSPSNCLPPP is encoded by the exons ATGAGGGTGAAAGCACTT GGGATTCCTCATCCAAGTGCCAGCGCGCcaaggggtgagggcaggggacacctgggaccccagggaggGCGCAGACCCCAGCTAGGTGGGGATCTGAAGGAGGCGTCCCGGGACAGCCCCAGGACGGGCTCCAGGAAGCCCTGCATCCCCAGCTGCGAGGGCCGgtcgccctctccctctccggTGCgtccgcggggcgcggggctcgcAGGGGCCTCGGctcggggctgcgggcgggaggggcggggcgggcgggcggcggcctcTTCCCCCGGGGGACCGGGCCCAGGCTCGCGTGAGAAGTGCGGCGACCCCAGCCCGAGGTCACCGGGCCGGAAGGCCAGCGGCGCCGAAGGGCTGGCTCGCTTCCCCGGGCCCCGCAGGCCGGTCACCGGGCGAGGCCGGGGTCCCCGAGGCGCAGCCGCGCGGGGTGGGGACGCGCAGTCTGCTGAGCGCCCGCCGCCTCTGGGGAGCCCGGGAGCGCTGGGGGGCTGCGAACCAGGGgcgccccagcccggcccccaggCCTGGAGGCTCCCTCCCGGCTGCTGGGCTGTGAGCGTGTCGGCGGGCCGGAGAAGTGGGGCGACGAGCGGGGCTgtgcggcggcgggcggcggaggAGGGGGACccccgggctggggggcggggggcgcccggggccgaGGCCTCCCCGCCAGTGCGCAGCCCCGGGGCAGAGGTCACGCGGCCCATCCCCGCCGCACCTGGCCGGGGGCGCGGTGCCCGGGAGTTGCGTGAGAAGGGCCCGGGGCGGGCGCAGCCACCCGGACTCCCCACCTCGGTCCCGGCGCTGTCACGCGaggttggggggggcgggggcggggctcccgtAGGGCCGGGCTGGGGCGTGGGAGGAACCGCCCGGCTCCGCGGGGCGCAGCTGGAAGGGGGGCGGTGCAAAGGGCCCAGCTTTGCGTGCGGAGCCAGGCTTTGGCCCGCCAGCGGGAGCCCGCGCGTGTCGTGTGTGTGTCCCACGCGTGCGGCAGGACACGCAGCCCCAGGCCTGCCCGGCCCTCCCGGGAACGCGCCGCTTGCTCCAGCTGCCCCCCCAGCCACCCGCACCACCGGGGCTCCCCGCCTGCTCCCCCGCTCAGCGAGGACACCCCAGGACACTTGCACCCGACCAACAGCCGGGGCTCCGAATATCTTCCAATCGCCTGCTCCGTGCCGGGCGCTGTTCTGGATGCGGGCGATTGATAGAAAAGTGAACGAATCTGACGCGCGTCCTGCTCCCGTGGAGCTCCCGCTGGGGACGCGAGGGGGCGGCGGTGAGCGGATAACGCGCGGGGAATGTCGGAGCGGGAGAGGTGCTTTGGAGAGAATTACAGGAGAGAAAGG
- the LOC121484958 gene encoding cytochrome P450 1A1: MMSMFRLSIPISATELLLASTIFCLVLWAVKVWQPRLPKGLKSPPGPWGWPLLGNVLTLGKSPHLALSRLSQRYGDVLQIRIGSTPVLVLSGLDTIRQALVRQGDDFKGRPDLYSFSLVTDGQSMSFSPDSGPVWAARRRLAQNALKSFSIASDPASSCSCYLEEHVSKEAEALLSRLQEQMAEVGRFDPYRYIVVSVANVICAMCFSKRYDHDDQELLSLVNLSNEFGEGVASANPVDFFPILRYLPNPALDFFKDLNKRFYSFMQKMVKEHYKTFEKGHIRDVTDSLIEHCQDKRLDENANIQLSDEKIVNVVLDLFGAGFDTVTTAISWSLLYLVTNPNVQKKIQKELDTVIGRARQPRLSDRPQLPYMEAFILETFRHASFVPFTIPHSTTRDTSLSRFYIPKGRCVFVNQWQINHDQKLWGNPSEFQPERFLTLDGTINKALSEKVILFGLGKRKCIGETIARLEVFLFLAILLQQVEFSVPEGTKVDMTPIYGLTMKHARCEHFQLRVRTEGAESPAA, from the exons ATGATGTCCATGTTCAGACTCTCCATCCCCATCTCGGCCACAGAGCTTCTCCTGGCCTCCACCATCTTCTGCTTGGTACTCTGGGCGGTCAAGGTCTGGCAGCCTCGGCTTCCCAAAGGCCTGAAAAGTCCAccggggccctggggctggcccCTGCTCGGGAACGtgctgaccttgggcaagagCCCCCACCTGGCGCTGTCCAGGCTGAGCCAGCGTTATGGGGACGTGCTGCAGATCCGCATCGGCTCCACCCCCGTGCTGGTGCTCAGTGGCCTGGACACCATCCGGCAGGCGCTGGTGCGCCAGGGGGATGATTTCAAGGGCCGGCCCGACCTCTACAGCTTCTCTCTGGTTACCGACGGCCAAAGCATGTCCTTCAGCCCAGACTCTGGACCAGTGTGGGCTGCACGCAGGCGCCTGGCCCAGAACGCGCTGAAGAGTTTCTCCATTGCCTCCGACCCGGCTTCCTCGTGCTCTTGCTACCTGGAAGAGCATGTGAGCAAGGAGGCCGAGGCCCTTCTCAGCAGGCTGCAGGAGCAGATGGCAGAGGTTGGGCGCTTTGATCCCTATAGATACATAGTGGTGTCGGTGGCCAACGTCATCTGTGCCATGTGCTTTAGCAAGCGCTATGACCACGACGACCAGGAGCTGCTTAGCTTAGTCAACCTGAGTAATGAGTTTGGAGAGGGGGTTGCCTCTGCGAACCCCGTGGACTTCTTCCCCATCCTTCGATACCTACCCAACCCTGCCCTGGATTTCTTCAAGGACCTGAATAAGAGATTCTACAGCTTCATGCAAAAGATGGTCAAGGAACACTATAAAACGTTTGAGAAG GGCCACATTCGGGATGTCACAGACAGCCTGATCGAGCACTGTCAGGATAAGAGGCTGGATGAGAATGCCAATATCCAGCTGTCTGATGAGAAGATTGTTAATGTTGTCTTGGACCTCTTTGGAGCTG GATTTGACACAGTCACAACTGCCATCTCCTGGAGCCTTCTGTACTTGGTGACAAACCCCAATGTACAGAAAAAGATCCAGAAGGAGCTGG ACACAGTGATTGGCAGGGCACGGCAGCCCCGGCTCTCTGACAGGCCCCAGCTGCCCTACATGGAGGCATTCATCCTGGAAACCTTCCGACATGCTTCCTTCGTCCCCTTCACCATCCCTCATAG cacCACAAGAGACACGAGTCTGAGTCGCTTTTACATCCCCAAGGGACGTTGCGTCTTTGTGAACCAGTGGCAGATCAACCATGACCA GAAGCTATGGGGTAACCCATCTGAGTTCCAACCAGAACGATTCCTCACTCTCGATGGCACCATCAACAAGGCACTGAGTGAGAAGGTGATTCTCTTTGGTTTGGGCAAACGGAAGTGCATCGGTGAGACCATCGCTCGCTTGgaggtctttctctttctggccaTCCTGCTGCAGCAGGTGGAATTTAGTGTGCCAGAGGGCACAAAGGTAGATATGACCCCCATTTATGGGCTGACCATGAAGCACGCCCGCTGTGAACATTTCCAATTGAGGGTGCGCACTGAGGGGGCTGAGAGCCCTGCAGCCTAG